Below is a window of Thermoproteota archaeon DNA.
TGCAGCAATCTTTGGTTTTTCAAAGGGAATACCACGTGCAGAACCGACAAACCAGGCTGATGTGCCATCACCTATCACAAGATATGCTGTAGGAAGGGGTTCTAATCCAAATTTTAGTACGCTTGGAGCGCCTAATGCCTGGGCTTGGGTAATAAAATATGGGTTTTCAGAGTTCATTAATGAGCTAAACAAAATGGCGTCGGCCTCTGGGACAACACCAGTAACATTCCCAGGGAATAATATTATTGGAATTTTTATTGATTTTTTAATTGTCTTTACTACTTGAGACATTTCTATTTGATCAGTAGCGGAAGATCCTCCAACCAGTATGGCAGAAGCCCCTATCTTCTCTACCTGTTTTGCTAGGTTTGCTGAAGAGTTTTGATTAGAAATTTCTGAATCTATAAGTACGAATAGTAATGCTTTCTTTTTCTTTAATTCTGAATTTAGGTATGATTCTACCTTGATTTTGGTCATAACTCAGGTTTGATATGAGCTCTTTAAAGTTTAATTGGAATGCTGTATACAGATTTGTATAGCTTTGGCAGACATTGAAGAGTCTAAATTTAATAGAATTATTGAGCAAATTATCAAAAAATCATTGTTTACTGAGCGACAAATTGAAATTATTTTAAATCATAAGAATCTTCTAGAATCAGAGTTTAGAATTAGTAAAGGTGCGTATTATCGACAATTAGGCCAATCTAGGCAGAAATTAATAAGTTTCTACTATTCTATTGTGTTACTTCGTGGTTTAGGCATACTTCTTCCTGATGATATTGATGTGATGTCAAGACTAGCACAGCAGGTTTCTGTGATAAAAGATAGTGATGTTTTCCCAGAAAGAGAGGATGAAGTCATGATGGTGATAGACAGGCTCATTCGGCAGGCGTGTAGTGTGTGATTTCCAATCACCATTTAGTTTGATGTAGTAACGTATGATGTGATGATTTGTATGATGTGTAAGTTATCTATTTGGTGAAATTATGTTGTTCTATCACGATAAATCACAATCCACGCCTAAATTATGTGATGTTAGTAGAAATTCCTGATCCAGAAGTGATTTTGAGTGGAATTGTTGCATTTTTGGTAGGTTTGTTTGGGTTGTATTTGTATTATAAAATTAGACCATACGTAAATTTGAAGAAAAATACGCTTGATCCATCATATGTTGAACGTTTAGAGTACTATGAAAGGCAGTTAATTGACATGAAAATACGCATGGATGCTATTGATATGGAGTCATTAAGTGTAAAAATGCCTGAATCCTCTCCACAGATTAAGGATTTTAGTAAAAATACACAGCAAGATGTGCCTAAACCTGAGCCTGTAGTTGACATCAAGCCAGCCAGCCACCAAAAACAGGAAATTACGCCTAATTTACCACATGGTGATGTGACAGAATATGTCTTGAAGCTAATCACAAGCAAACCTATGACATCACGTGATATTCAAGTCACAATTGATAGGACTAGGGAACATACTTCTAGATTGATGAAGAAGTTATTTGATGATGGATATGTTGATCGTAACACCAACACAAAACCCTACACATATTCAATTACTCCAAAAGGTAAAGAGCGAATTAGTGTTCTGGAAAATAACCCAACTGTGGTATAGAGTTATCTGAATTTTGTTTTTTTGGGTTTTAGTAATGATTTTTAGTAATTTTTATTATAATTTATAATTTATACATTTTATAAAATTATATATATTATAAATTAATATTTAATTTATGGCTAGTGAAAATTACGAACATCATGAGATTTTAGTTAAGATTTCTTCGGCAGGGACGATATCTATACCTAAACAGTTTAGAAAATACATGGAGATGCAAAAGGGTGATTATGTTAAAGTGATTTTGGGTAGAGATAGGCTAATTGTAAGAAAGGTAATGATATCCTAAGTCCGTTCTTTTGAGAGTAGTTTTATGGTCTGATATGACCATTCTCTACCTGTTCTTGTACGCTCAATCCTGCCTTTCTGGGCAAACCTGGACAAATATGTTGAGATCACACTTAGTTTGATGGGCTCGTTATACTCGTCTTCGTATTTCTCTAGGATTGATGTTGATGTGAACTTGCCTATAGGGTAGTTTTTGTCTACAATATTCCATATTTTTGAGCCAACCGAGTCTAAATTTCGGGCTTCTTGACCTTCTTCAATATTCATCAAGTCCATCATTTCGAAGATTTTTAGGACTTTTTCTCTAGTTACATTTCCTTCAAGTTTGATATCATATCTTGCTCCTTCAGAGTCCTCCATATCAATACGAATACGTTTCTTAGCCATAGAGTGATCAATGAGGATCTGATGTTAACTCTTCAATAGATCCGGTCAGTTTTGTTAACTAAGTGGTTTGTTAACATTGACTGCCTAGCCCATGCCTAGGAGGTTTTTTGTTATTAACAATAGATAGCCTAAACAGCCTTAAGATATGTTTAATTTCACGCCTGGACTGGAAATAAAGGGGTAGTTTTTTGATATTAACAATGTTAACATCTATCTTCACGCCTAGAGTGGAAATAAAGGGGTCATTTAGCGTTCTTTTTGGATTTACTTAACATTTCATTAACTGATTGTTAACATGGAAAACCCACACACCGATATTTCCACTCTTTTTTTCTTTTAATTTTTTTTAAGAGAATCTAACTACTAACTATACTAGAATCCAATATCATTCTAAATTATCCACACTAGAAACAATGGTGTCTGAGTATCTTTATGGAAAATATATGCGATCAAAACTGGTCAATTGAAACGATCCTCAATGTTAAAAATAACAATAGGATCCATTGAAGAGTTAATGGATGAAAAAATGGATCCCGAGATGAGCGTGACTACATTAGACCCAATAGATAGAATGCTTGATGCAGCAGAAACCGGTAAATCATTAATTAAAAACCGAAACATTCTACATTTTACATACATTCCAAATGTAATTCATCATAGGGACTCTGAACAAGAAAAGGTCACCCAATCATTATTACCAATTTTAAAACAATCAAGACCATCAAATCTTCTAGTATATGGAAAACCAGGAACAGGAAAAACCCTAGTTGTTAGAAAGGTACTCTCAAAAATACAAGAAAGAGTTGAGAAGAGCAACTTTCCAATTAAACTAATTTACGCCAACTCAAAAGACGAAACAACACTCTATGGACTTTTAGTAAGTCTAGGAAGGCAACTAAACCTCTCCGAAAAAGAACTTCCTTCCACAGGCCTAGCAATTAGCGAAGTCTTCAAACGCCTCTTAAAAAACATCGAAGATGAAAAAATTAATGCGATATTTGTTGTAGATGAGATTGATTACCTAGCCCAACTGGTATCAAAAACAGGTAAAGACATCCTATACCAACTCACAAGAGCAAATGAGAGAATAAAGTCAGGCTCCCTTACACTAGTAGGCATTTCAAATGACCTTACTTTCAAAGAAACACTTGATCCTAGGGTGATTAGTAGCCTTGGTGAGGAAGAGGTAGTATTTACTAACTATTCTGTAGAACAACTAAACAAAATCTTAGAGGAGCGAATTAGAGAAGCCTTCTTGGATGACTCTATTGAGGAATCTGCACTCAACCTATGTGCTGCCATGGCAGGTAGAGAACACGGCGATGCAAGACGAGCAATTGATCTTCTTAGGGTTGCAGGGGAAATGGCTGAAAGAGAACAGGCCAAAAAAGTCACTGAAAAACACATCAGGGAAGCGTCCCAAAAAATTGAAGAAAACAAAGAGATCACGGCCCTAAAATCATACCCTTTACATGAAAAATTACTAATTATTGCAGTCATGAAGGCAAACGGAGCATCTACTGGCGAAATTTATTCAGCATACAAGGATCTCTGTAAAATTATCAGGCAAAAGGAACTAACACAAAGACGTGTTACCCAAATGCTCAGTGAAATAGAAATGTCTGGAATAATCACAGGTCGTATAGTGCACCAAGGAATTCATGGAAGAACAAAAAAATTCAAACTAACAATTCCCACCGATATGGTAAAACAAACATTCAGTGACGACCTATCACTGGAAGATATTATCTAACACTAAAATCCTTAGAATAAACCTTGAAGGTTTTCAAATTAAGAATGATTGCCAGCCCAGGCGTAGGTGTTATCCCAACACTTGATTGAAAAGGCGTTTGATTCTGCCATGTTCCCGAATTAATCATCAATACTCCACGGTATAGGTCCAAGTCGACTACATGTACGTGCCCCACATGGAAAACATCAGGCACTTCATCAATCACCATCATATCTTCTGACTCTGGGGCTATTGGGGTTTGACTTCCATAAACAGGACTCATATGCCTAGCCCTCAACAAGTGTTTCATTACATTTACCGGCTTGTCGTAACTTAATCCCGGAGTTACCTTCACAATATCATCAATACTCTGACCGTGAAACATCAATACTCTCACCCCGTTTAGCGATACCATAGATGGATTTCCTACCATGTGGAAATTTTGAGTCTCCCAAAAAGCTGAATTGTATTTTTTTGGAATAGCTGGCTGAGGAAGTGCCCGCCTTCCAGGATCGTGGTTTCCAGGCATTATTACAACATGAATGTTTTTTGGGATTTTTGATAAAAGATCATAGGTCTTTGATAGTTGGGATTCAATTGTTGGAAAATCCAATTCCTTGTCTTGGTTTGGATATATCCCAACACCATCAACCAAGTCCCCACCAATCAAAACAAAACGAGTTTTTCTTGCTATTGGGTCTGGACTCGATAACCATACGACAAAATCCTCAAACTCTTTTTCCATGAAATACTTACTTCCAATATGCAAATCAGAAAGAAAGACAGCGTACGTATCTGTCTCAGACCTGTTTGACGCCTTATCGGGAATATCGGGTAAAATCACATCTTTTATGATATATCCACCTTTTTTTGAGGCAGAGACCTTTAACATAACGTACTGATCTATTAGCAACACTTCAGAGACCTGCTGCAAGTCTTTATCAAAAACAATACCCTCTAGCACACCCGTGGGATCCTCCACTGTAATTCTAACAACACTTCTCTCTGATGATCTCTCAGTTACAAGCCCTGACACATACATATCATCCTCCGATTTTGTCGCAATTACTGAGGATATCGACTTTAACAACCTCGCCTCAGGCCTGTTTGATATTATTTTTTTAAGTTTTGCAAGACGGCTTGCAAACAACATGTTATACCCAGATACCCCTTCAGCTGATGTAATCTTTGAAGAAGGATCTGAAAGTATTCGAAACTCACTTTTTAGAGCAGCATCTTCTTTTATCCCTAAAAACATCTCCAAGTCATCCTGATTTATTAAAAATAATTTTTGCCGTGTCTTTTGCCTTACCACCTCTTTAATGACATGCTGCAGATCCTCAATCTGAACTCCCTCCAGAATTTTTAATGCATCAGGATGTATCTGGAATCCCTTGTTTAACGCGTAGTTTAATGCGAGTGAAACTTCTCTATTCAACATCAAAAAATCTATGACGTTTTAATTAAATCTGCGCACATTACACACCAACAGGCTCAAATAGTGTTTGAAAAATTTTTAGTTATTATGAAAAAACGAATATTACTATTTTTTATTTTTATGGCATTATTTTCAGGAGCATATCAACTAGGTTCTATGAGTGAAGTAAATGATGAGGAAGCACAAGCATTTTTAGAAGAATTTGAAGAGCTTGTAAAAGACATTGATTCTATTGGAATTTTTATACATAACACGTCTATTGCCTTACCAATGTTTATCCCTGGGTTTGGTGTGGGCTGGGGACTCTTCTCAGCGTGGTCTACAGGATACGCATTTGCATCAATTGTTGCAGTAACACCAATTCTTGCAGGAATGCCCCCATTAGCTCTTCTCTACTTGTCTCCATTTGGCATCATGGAATTAGTGGCTTATTCTCTGGGCATCTCTAGAAGCTACATCCTAATTCATGCCATAGTCAAAAAGAATCCTCTCTACCCAATAATGAAACCTACAATAATCGAGATTGGGATAATGATTGGACTTTTGTTAGCTGGAGGATTTTTAGAGTTTTACATGATAAGTCTGGTACAAGAAAGTGGATTTGAGCTACCAGGAATCTGATCATGTTTAGACTAACTATTGATTTAATCTAAAATAATTTAGTAGTAAATTATAAACCAAATTAGAACCATCATCAATAGTGAAACGTTTCATAATATTATCAATTATAGCATTTTCAGGATTATTACTAGGAGTAACCACTAATGAAGCCTCAGGGGCATTAGCATCTAACAATCCATTTGTCTTAGAAGGTTCAGGATATGCGGTAACTGATGATCAAATAAAAATTTCATTGATAAATTTTGATCTAACAACAGGTTCGATTGTAAACACCCGAGGTACAATAACAATTGATAATGGTTTTATCACAGTCAATGATGATGATTTCTCTATTGACAACTTACGTGGCACAGTTTTACGTGATGGAAGATTTCTAAGAATTTCAGGAACTGCCGATGGTTTAACCGGCGATGATTTATCATTCAGTCTATTTGGGAAACTAATTCAAGAAACTAACATTGGTTCAATCTACAGCTTTTCAGGAAAAGCAAGTATTGATGACGAAACATACAAAATAGTTTACACTTCACAACTCTCCAAGTTTACCGCAGTCAAAACCCCAACTACTGTAACACCCGAAAAACAAA
It encodes the following:
- a CDS encoding MarR family transcriptional regulator, whose translation is MLVEIPDPEVILSGIVAFLVGLFGLYLYYKIRPYVNLKKNTLDPSYVERLEYYERQLIDMKIRMDAIDMESLSVKMPESSPQIKDFSKNTQQDVPKPEPVVDIKPASHQKQEITPNLPHGDVTEYVLKLITSKPMTSRDIQVTIDRTREHTSRLMKKLFDDGYVDRNTNTKPYTYSITPKGKERISVLENNPTVV
- a CDS encoding stage II sporulation protein M translates to MKKRILLFFIFMALFSGAYQLGSMSEVNDEEAQAFLEEFEELVKDIDSIGIFIHNTSIALPMFIPGFGVGWGLFSAWSTGYAFASIVAVTPILAGMPPLALLYLSPFGIMELVAYSLGISRSYILIHAIVKKNPLYPIMKPTIIEIGIMIGLLLAGGFLEFYMISLVQESGFELPGI
- a CDS encoding AbrB/MazE/SpoVT family DNA-binding domain-containing protein — encoded protein: MASENYEHHEILVKISSAGTISIPKQFRKYMEMQKGDYVKVILGRDRLIVRKVMIS
- a CDS encoding geranylgeranylglyceryl/heptaprenylglyceryl phosphate synthase gives rise to the protein MTKIKVESYLNSELKKKKALLFVLIDSEISNQNSSANLAKQVEKIGASAILVGGSSATDQIEMSQVVKTIKKSIKIPIILFPGNVTGVVPEADAILFSSLMNSENPYFITQAQALGAPSVLKFGLEPLPTAYLVIGDGTSAWFVGSARGIPFEKPKIAAAYALAAQFLGMRFVYLEAGSGAKTTVQPDMVKTVRKLFNGFLIVGGGIKDAKTAKSLVEAGADALVIGTLLEKGGKLSKLTEISKAMKTAKK
- a CDS encoding AAA family ATPase; the protein is MSVTTLDPIDRMLDAAETGKSLIKNRNILHFTYIPNVIHHRDSEQEKVTQSLLPILKQSRPSNLLVYGKPGTGKTLVVRKVLSKIQERVEKSNFPIKLIYANSKDETTLYGLLVSLGRQLNLSEKELPSTGLAISEVFKRLLKNIEDEKINAIFVVDEIDYLAQLVSKTGKDILYQLTRANERIKSGSLTLVGISNDLTFKETLDPRVISSLGEEEVVFTNYSVEQLNKILEERIREAFLDDSIEESALNLCAAMAGREHGDARRAIDLLRVAGEMAEREQAKKVTEKHIREASQKIEENKEITALKSYPLHEKLLIIAVMKANGASTGEIYSAYKDLCKIIRQKELTQRRVTQMLSEIEMSGIITGRIVHQGIHGRTKKFKLTIPTDMVKQTFSDDLSLEDII